A genomic segment from Thermostichus lividus PCC 6715 encodes:
- a CDS encoding NAD(P)H-quinone oxidoreductase subunit F, whose protein sequence is MPSSLLETSWWVPCYGLVGATLTLPWATGYVRRTGPRPAAYFNLLMTLAAFVHGFLLLQHTRNGATATIVWHWLQAPGLDLSFSLLINSVTTSAMELVTGLSILAQIFALGYLEKDWGLARFFALMGFFEAALSGIALSDSLLLSYGLLEVLTLSTYLLIGFWYAQPLVVKAARDAFLTKRVGDILLLMGVVAVGSLAGSYDFPALYDWAETAHLPEGWGLLLGLALIAGPTGKCAQVPLHLWLDEAMEGPNPASIMRNSVVVAAGAYILIKLQPILVVCPGANAALILIGAVTAISESLVAIAQIDIKRALSHSTSVYLGLVFIGVGTNWTDFALFVLLTHAIAKALLFMSIGSVIMTTNCQDLTELGGLGGRMPATSSAFVIGGLSLIGLLPLGAFWSFYRGINHYWLTMPALVVLILVVNILTAVNLTRVFRLVFLGAAQPKTRRAPEVPWPLAVPMVTLSILNLLVPIILQRVQLLPTTINWTIVALLVTSGLFGVLLGGFVTLKRSWTRPIKVPLRFVQDLLAYDFYIEELYRYTVIWAVRSLSQCSAWVDRHIVDRIVNTTGMASLVGGELLKYSATGQSQAYLLLVFVGVAILGGAIAWLLL, encoded by the coding sequence ATGCCAAGTTCACTTTTAGAGACCAGTTGGTGGGTGCCCTGCTATGGCCTAGTGGGCGCAACCCTGACCCTACCGTGGGCAACGGGCTATGTGCGGCGCACCGGGCCTCGCCCTGCCGCCTACTTTAATCTATTAATGACTCTTGCTGCCTTTGTGCATGGGTTTTTGTTGCTGCAACACACTCGCAATGGTGCTACTGCAACCATTGTGTGGCATTGGCTGCAAGCGCCGGGGCTGGATTTATCCTTTTCTCTACTTATTAATAGCGTCACGACCAGTGCCATGGAGTTGGTGACTGGCCTGAGTATTCTGGCGCAGATCTTTGCCCTTGGTTATCTCGAAAAGGACTGGGGACTGGCGCGATTCTTTGCCTTGATGGGTTTTTTTGAGGCGGCATTGAGTGGTATTGCCCTCAGTGACTCCTTGCTGTTGAGCTATGGCCTACTGGAGGTATTAACCCTCTCTACCTATTTGCTGATTGGTTTTTGGTATGCGCAGCCACTGGTGGTGAAGGCGGCACGGGATGCTTTTTTGACAAAACGGGTGGGGGATATTCTTCTGCTGATGGGGGTGGTGGCGGTGGGCAGTTTGGCGGGGAGTTATGACTTCCCTGCACTTTACGACTGGGCAGAAACCGCTCACCTCCCCGAAGGCTGGGGACTGTTACTGGGGTTAGCCTTAATTGCTGGTCCCACGGGTAAATGCGCCCAAGTGCCGTTGCACCTATGGTTAGACGAGGCCATGGAAGGGCCAAACCCCGCGTCAATTATGCGCAACTCGGTGGTGGTTGCAGCGGGTGCCTATATCCTCATTAAGCTACAACCTATCCTCGTCGTCTGCCCAGGAGCCAATGCGGCTCTGATCCTAATTGGGGCAGTAACCGCCATTAGTGAGTCGTTGGTGGCGATCGCCCAGATTGATATTAAGCGTGCCCTCTCCCACTCGACAAGTGTGTATTTAGGTCTTGTCTTTATTGGCGTGGGCACCAACTGGACAGATTTTGCCCTCTTTGTACTCCTCACCCATGCCATTGCCAAAGCCTTGCTGTTTATGAGTATTGGCAGTGTCATTATGACAACGAATTGCCAAGATCTCACCGAGTTGGGGGGGCTAGGCGGGCGGATGCCAGCCACCAGTTCTGCCTTTGTCATCGGTGGCTTATCTCTTATTGGCCTGTTACCCCTAGGCGCATTCTGGTCCTTCTATCGCGGCATCAACCACTATTGGTTAACGATGCCTGCGTTGGTTGTGTTGATTTTGGTGGTCAATATTTTGACGGCAGTGAACCTAACGCGGGTGTTTCGGCTCGTGTTTTTAGGCGCTGCCCAGCCCAAAACCCGCCGTGCGCCGGAAGTGCCTTGGCCACTGGCGGTTCCGATGGTCACCCTTTCAATCTTGAATTTGCTGGTGCCCATCATCCTACAGCGGGTGCAGCTGCTGCCTACTACCATTAATTGGACCATTGTGGCGCTTTTAGTCACCTCTGGCCTCTTTGGGGTGTTGTTGGGAGGCTTTGTTACCCTGAAGCGCAGTTGGACTCGTCCGATCAAGGTGCCCCTGCGTTTTGTGCAGGATCTGCTGGCCTATGACTTCTACATTGAAGAACTCTATCGCTATACGGTGATCTGGGCAGTGCGATCGCTCTCGCAGTGCAGCGCTTGGGTGGATCGCCACATTGTGGATCGCATTGTCAATACAACGGGTATGGCTTCGTTGGTGGGTGGGGAACTGCTGAAGTACAGCGCAACGGGGCAGTCCCAAGCCTATCTGCTACTGGTCTTTGTTGGGGTGGCAATTCTTGGAGGGGCGATCGCATGGCTGCTCCTGTAA
- a CDS encoding ABC transporter ATP-binding protein has translation MSLLQVCDVYAGYIPDVDILRGVNVRLEAGELIALIGPNGAGKSTLAKTIAGLLTPRRGTITLEGEDITYLRPNQVVKKGIGYVPQIANVFRSLTVEENLDMGAFITSGNITALKQRVYDTFPRLWERRQQRAGTLSGGERQMLAMGRAMMLNPRILVLDEPSAALSPALVSDVFAKIKEINAQGTAIILVEQNARKALAMSDRGYVLEMGKDRYEGLGTDLLNDPKVGELYLGITRAQA, from the coding sequence ATGAGCTTGCTACAGGTTTGCGATGTCTATGCGGGCTATATTCCCGATGTCGATATCCTGCGGGGCGTTAACGTTCGCCTCGAAGCCGGAGAACTGATTGCCCTTATTGGCCCCAACGGTGCGGGTAAGTCCACGTTGGCCAAAACCATTGCTGGGCTGCTCACCCCTCGCCGCGGCACTATTACCCTAGAGGGGGAAGACATCACTTACCTGCGCCCTAACCAAGTGGTCAAAAAAGGCATCGGCTATGTGCCACAAATTGCCAATGTGTTCCGCAGTCTCACGGTTGAGGAAAACTTAGACATGGGCGCATTCATTACGTCTGGCAACATCACAGCCCTGAAGCAGCGGGTGTATGATACGTTTCCCCGCCTTTGGGAGCGTCGTCAGCAGCGGGCGGGCACGCTCTCAGGGGGAGAGCGGCAAATGCTGGCGATGGGGCGAGCCATGATGCTCAACCCGCGTATTCTGGTTCTGGATGAACCTTCGGCGGCTCTCTCCCCAGCTCTGGTGAGTGATGTGTTTGCCAAAATCAAGGAGATTAATGCCCAAGGAACCGCCATTATCCTTGTGGAGCAAAATGCCCGTAAGGCTTTAGCCATGAGCGATCGCGGCTACGTTCTTGAAATGGGCAAAGATCGCTATGAAGGCTTAGGGACGGATCTCCTTAATGACCCGAAGGTGGGGGAACTCTACCTTGGGATTACGCGGGCGCAGGCCTAA
- a CDS encoding ABC transporter ATP-binding protein produces the protein METLYRLDPQLTATHHLLINGVSKAYPTANGTHVVLEDIHLEVHRGEFVCLIGHSGCGKTTLLNMVAGFTAPSCGEISLNGMPVRQPGPDRMMVFQNYALLPWLTAYQNIELAVKSVYPHKTRQRRRQIVAEHLELVGLTAAAHKRPSQLSGGMKQRVAIARALAIRPEMLILDEPFGALDAITKEELQDELLKIWRTHKLTVLMITHDIDEALYLADRVVMMTNGPAAHIGDILNIPFPRPRRRSQLLEDPQYYDLRNQVVDFLYTRFGH, from the coding sequence ATGGAAACCCTCTACCGCCTTGACCCCCAGCTCACCGCCACCCATCATCTGCTGATTAATGGGGTTAGCAAAGCCTACCCCACCGCCAATGGTACCCATGTGGTGCTCGAGGATATTCACCTAGAGGTGCACAGGGGTGAGTTTGTCTGTCTCATTGGCCATTCCGGCTGTGGTAAAACCACGCTGCTGAATATGGTAGCGGGCTTCACCGCTCCCAGTTGTGGCGAGATTTCCCTCAATGGGATGCCTGTGCGCCAGCCAGGGCCGGATCGGATGATGGTCTTTCAGAACTATGCCTTGCTGCCTTGGCTGACGGCTTACCAAAATATTGAGTTAGCCGTGAAGTCAGTCTATCCCCACAAGACCCGCCAACGCCGTCGCCAAATTGTGGCGGAGCACCTCGAACTGGTTGGCCTGACGGCTGCTGCCCATAAGCGTCCTAGTCAACTCTCGGGGGGAATGAAACAGCGGGTGGCGATCGCCCGTGCCCTGGCCATTCGCCCAGAAATGCTGATTTTAGACGAGCCTTTTGGTGCCCTCGATGCCATCACCAAAGAAGAGCTACAGGATGAGCTACTGAAGATTTGGCGTACCCACAAGCTAACGGTGTTGATGATTACCCACGATATAGATGAAGCGCTCTACTTAGCCGATCGCGTGGTCATGATGACCAACGGTCCAGCCGCCCATATCGGCGATATTCTTAACATTCCGTTTCCGCGACCGCGGCGGCGATCGCAACTCCTTGAAGACCCGCAGTACTACGATCTGCGCAATCAAGTCGTGGACTTTTTATATACGCGCTTTGGGCACTAG
- a CDS encoding NADH-quinone oxidoreductase subunit M has product MAAPVMPLLSIVLLVPLLGALALSLLPQTSGGRTYRSLAAVVMAIALVVSLAIARLFDPSNAAPQLTEALPWLDTLGLSYRLSVDGLSLPLVVLNNFLTLIALWATSVNLPRPRLYYPLVLLLNAGVNGAFLADNLLLFFLFYELELIPLYLLIAIWGGARRSYAATKFLIYTAISGVLLLAGFLGLVWLAGASSFDFDPQRSTLLPLTSQLILLGLILVGFGIKIPLVPFHTWLPDAHVEASTPISVLLAGVLLKLGTYGLVRFGVQLFPHAWQVVAPVLATWAVVSVLYGSLMAIAQTDMKKMVAYSSIGHMGFVLLATATATPLSILAAIAQMVSHGLISALLFLLVGVVYEKTGSRNIETLRGLLNPERGLPLIGSLMIVGVMASGGIPGMVGFVAEFLIFRSSFLTFPVQTLLCLVGTGLTAVYFLLLVNRVFFGRLSNDLTELPPVAWGDRLPGLVLAALILILGIVPNWLIHWSESTVSLLTPTVATLMPL; this is encoded by the coding sequence ATGGCTGCTCCTGTAATGCCCCTGTTGAGCATCGTCTTGCTCGTGCCCTTGCTCGGTGCCCTAGCGCTCAGTTTGCTCCCGCAAACCAGTGGGGGTCGCACCTATCGCAGTTTAGCCGCCGTGGTGATGGCGATCGCCCTTGTGGTAAGCCTCGCCATTGCCCGCCTCTTTGACCCCAGTAATGCCGCTCCCCAGCTGACAGAGGCCTTACCGTGGTTAGACACCCTAGGGTTAAGTTACCGCCTGAGTGTGGATGGTCTATCCTTGCCCTTAGTGGTGCTGAATAACTTCTTGACCCTGATTGCCCTGTGGGCAACCTCGGTCAATCTACCGCGCCCTCGCCTGTACTATCCCCTTGTTCTTTTGCTGAATGCGGGGGTCAATGGGGCTTTCTTGGCCGATAATCTGCTTCTGTTTTTCCTGTTTTACGAACTGGAATTAATTCCTCTATATTTGCTGATTGCAATTTGGGGGGGGGCACGCCGTAGCTATGCCGCAACAAAGTTCTTAATCTACACCGCAATTTCCGGAGTTCTGCTCCTAGCAGGCTTTTTGGGGTTAGTCTGGTTGGCCGGAGCCAGTTCCTTTGATTTTGATCCTCAGCGTTCGACACTGCTGCCCCTGACCTCGCAATTGATTCTCCTCGGCTTGATTTTGGTGGGGTTTGGCATCAAAATTCCGCTGGTGCCCTTTCACACGTGGCTACCCGATGCCCACGTTGAAGCGTCAACCCCAATTTCTGTGCTTTTGGCGGGGGTGCTCTTAAAGTTGGGCACCTATGGTCTGGTGCGCTTTGGGGTGCAACTGTTCCCCCACGCATGGCAAGTTGTCGCGCCCGTTCTAGCCACCTGGGCGGTGGTGAGTGTCCTGTACGGCTCACTGATGGCGATCGCCCAAACCGACATGAAAAAAATGGTGGCCTACAGTTCCATCGGCCACATGGGATTTGTCCTTTTAGCAACCGCTACCGCCACTCCCCTCAGCATTTTGGCGGCCATTGCCCAAATGGTTAGCCATGGCCTCATTTCTGCCCTCCTCTTTCTGCTGGTGGGGGTGGTCTATGAAAAAACCGGCAGCCGCAACATTGAAACCCTGCGGGGACTGCTGAACCCAGAGCGGGGCTTGCCCCTCATTGGCAGCCTGATGATTGTGGGGGTGATGGCCAGTGGCGGTATTCCGGGGATGGTGGGCTTTGTTGCAGAGTTTCTCATCTTTCGCAGTAGCTTTCTCACGTTTCCGGTGCAAACCTTACTGTGTCTTGTGGGCACCGGCTTGACCGCTGTCTATTTCCTGCTGTTAGTGAACCGCGTCTTTTTTGGCCGCCTGTCCAACGACCTAACGGAACTCCCCCCCGTTGCGTGGGGCGATCGCCTGCCAGGACTCGTTTTGGCCGCGCTAATCTTGATCCTAGGGATTGTGCCCAACTGGCTCATCCACTGGAGTGAATCCACCGTTAGCCTGCTCACCCCTACTGTTGCCACCCTAATGCCGCTATGA
- a CDS encoding ExbD/TolR family protein: protein MKIHVPSDSDSVRIEMLPLIDVVFCILTFFILAAVSLTRQQAITLNLPQASTSQAQSQKMLVVSIDPAGQLYVDKDLVNRTELFEKLGTYLKTNPDGVVILRASQVVSYNEVIQVLDLLRSVGGNRVALATQPVERPILGTDPAPIESLPQGTPNASPNPTAN from the coding sequence GTGAAGATTCACGTGCCGAGCGACAGTGATAGTGTCCGCATTGAAATGCTGCCCCTCATTGATGTGGTCTTTTGCATTCTGACATTTTTTATTTTGGCAGCCGTGAGCTTGACGCGGCAGCAGGCGATTACCCTGAACTTGCCCCAAGCTAGCACCAGTCAAGCCCAATCCCAGAAAATGCTGGTGGTGAGCATCGATCCGGCAGGGCAGCTTTACGTGGACAAAGACCTAGTAAACCGCACTGAACTGTTTGAAAAGCTGGGCACTTACCTAAAAACTAATCCTGACGGTGTGGTTATTTTGCGCGCCTCCCAAGTGGTGAGCTATAACGAGGTGATCCAAGTGCTCGATCTGCTCCGCTCCGTTGGCGGTAATCGTGTTGCCCTTGCCACCCAACCGGTGGAGCGACCCATCCTAGGCACCGATCCAGCTCCTATCGAGAGTTTGCCACAGGGAACGCCGAATGCCAGCCCTAACCCAACGGCCAACTGA
- a CDS encoding molybdopterin-dependent oxidoreductase, which yields MSTSREWPQLGSLAVQSSRYLCYYRNSTTAIQQITLSNQPSWQRVLFPGQQLLFHGDATAQLIVTTEQGVSHYACADLQVQEKNRPVSPPTEPVASLCPYCGVGCGLEAVPQGTTFKIRGDRQHPSSQGMVCVKGATILESMERDRLAYPLWRERLDQPFTVISWDEAITRLVQRLQWVRREQGADAICMYGSGQFQTEDYYVAQKLIKGCLGTNNFDANSRLCMSSAVSAYMGSFGADGPPCCYDDLEATDCAFLIGTNTAECHPIVFNRLRNHHKRHRHVKLIVVDPRRTPTAEVADLHLAIHPGTDIDLCHGIGHLLLKWGHFDAEFIEECTHGFADYVKLLEGYPPEWVADRCGIAQSDLEQAARYWGHAQAVLSLWSMGINQSAEGTAKARCLINLHLLTGQIGRPGSGPFSLTGQPNAMGGREAGGLSHLLPGYRHVTNPRHRQEVEDFWGLPRGQISDRPGRTAWQMVEGLERGEIGLFWIAATNPAVSFPHLERAKAAFLKSPFTVYQDAYFPTETAAYAHLILPAAQWSEKTGVMTNSERRVTLARAFRSPPGLARADWEIFAEVGRRLGYGRLFDFADAAAVYAEFAQLTAGRPCDHSGLSHERLARLGALQWPCPAGCSDDEARAPKRLYTDWRFATADGRAHFCVEHSHGVAEPTDAVYAFTLTTGRLYGHWHTQTRTGRIAKIQKMHPDPFLEIHPTDAANLHLNDGDWVEVRSRRGVICLPIMITRSIRPGTLFVPMHWGFLFAERAEANQLTHPTACPKSHQPELKACAVQVLPLRLRHLPHTEAQQGQQTGILLKP from the coding sequence ATGAGTACCTCAAGGGAGTGGCCCCAACTTGGCTCGCTGGCGGTACAGTCCAGTCGTTACCTGTGCTACTACCGCAATAGCACCACGGCAATACAGCAGATTACCCTTTCCAACCAGCCGTCATGGCAGCGGGTGCTCTTTCCGGGGCAGCAACTCCTGTTTCACGGCGATGCCACTGCTCAGCTGATTGTTACCACCGAGCAGGGGGTGAGTCACTACGCCTGTGCTGACCTTCAGGTGCAGGAGAAGAATCGCCCGGTGAGTCCTCCCACAGAGCCAGTGGCCTCCCTTTGCCCTTACTGTGGCGTGGGGTGTGGCCTCGAAGCGGTGCCCCAAGGGACGACGTTTAAGATCAGGGGCGATCGCCAGCATCCCTCGTCCCAAGGCATGGTCTGCGTGAAAGGGGCAACGATTTTGGAGTCTATGGAGCGCGATCGCCTTGCCTATCCCCTGTGGCGAGAGCGGCTGGATCAACCCTTTACGGTCATCTCGTGGGATGAGGCCATTACACGATTGGTGCAGCGGCTGCAATGGGTACGGCGCGAACAGGGGGCTGACGCGATCTGCATGTACGGCTCTGGGCAATTCCAGACCGAAGACTACTATGTTGCCCAAAAGCTGATCAAAGGCTGCCTAGGCACCAATAACTTTGATGCTAACTCACGGCTGTGTATGTCCTCCGCCGTCTCTGCCTACATGGGCAGTTTTGGAGCCGATGGTCCTCCCTGCTGCTACGACGATTTAGAGGCCACCGACTGCGCCTTTCTCATTGGCACGAATACGGCAGAGTGTCACCCTATTGTGTTTAACCGGCTGCGGAATCACCATAAGCGCCACCGCCACGTTAAGTTAATCGTGGTGGATCCCCGCCGCACCCCTACCGCCGAGGTGGCGGATCTGCACCTTGCCATTCACCCAGGCACCGACATTGATCTATGCCACGGCATCGGCCATTTACTGCTGAAGTGGGGGCACTTTGATGCTGAATTTATCGAAGAGTGTACCCATGGCTTTGCCGACTACGTCAAACTCCTAGAGGGCTACCCGCCGGAGTGGGTAGCCGATCGCTGCGGCATTGCCCAAAGCGACCTAGAGCAAGCTGCCCGCTACTGGGGACATGCCCAAGCGGTTCTGTCGCTGTGGTCGATGGGAATCAATCAGTCGGCGGAAGGCACGGCTAAAGCGCGCTGTCTGATTAATCTCCACCTTCTCACGGGGCAAATTGGCCGACCGGGTAGTGGCCCGTTTTCCTTGACCGGTCAACCCAACGCTATGGGGGGGCGCGAAGCGGGGGGACTCTCCCACCTGTTACCGGGCTATCGCCATGTCACCAATCCGCGCCATCGGCAGGAAGTGGAAGACTTTTGGGGGTTGCCCCGGGGGCAAATTAGCGATCGCCCCGGTCGCACCGCGTGGCAAATGGTCGAAGGACTAGAGCGCGGCGAAATCGGGCTGTTTTGGATTGCGGCAACCAATCCGGCGGTCAGCTTTCCTCACCTTGAGCGAGCCAAGGCCGCTTTCCTCAAGTCGCCGTTTACCGTCTATCAAGATGCCTACTTCCCTACCGAAACCGCTGCCTATGCGCACCTCATTTTACCGGCAGCGCAGTGGAGCGAGAAAACCGGCGTGATGACCAACTCAGAGCGGCGCGTGACCCTTGCGCGTGCCTTTCGTTCACCGCCGGGTCTGGCGCGGGCAGACTGGGAAATTTTTGCAGAAGTTGGGCGACGACTGGGCTATGGCCGTCTTTTTGACTTTGCGGATGCCGCCGCAGTCTATGCCGAGTTTGCGCAACTCACCGCGGGTCGCCCCTGCGATCACTCAGGGCTGAGCCATGAACGCTTGGCGCGCTTAGGTGCTCTGCAATGGCCTTGCCCGGCAGGCTGTAGTGATGATGAAGCGCGTGCCCCCAAACGACTCTACACCGACTGGCGGTTTGCAACCGCCGATGGCCGTGCCCACTTCTGTGTTGAGCACAGTCACGGTGTCGCAGAACCCACGGACGCGGTCTATGCCTTTACCTTGACCACAGGGCGTCTTTACGGTCACTGGCACACCCAAACCCGCACAGGGCGCATTGCCAAAATTCAAAAAATGCATCCAGACCCTTTTTTAGAAATTCACCCCACGGATGCGGCAAACCTGCACCTAAACGATGGCGATTGGGTCGAGGTGCGATCGCGCCGGGGGGTTATTTGCCTACCCATCATGATCACCCGCTCGATTCGTCCGGGCACCCTATTTGTACCGATGCATTGGGGTTTTCTCTTTGCTGAGAGGGCGGAAGCCAATCAACTGACTCATCCCACCGCCTGCCCGAAATCTCACCAACCGGAACTCAAAGCCTGTGCTGTGCAAGTGCTCCCCCTGCGCTTGCGCCACTTGCCCCACACCGAGGCACAGCAAGGGCAGCAAACAGGCATTTTACTGAAACCCTGA
- a CDS encoding ABC transporter ATP-binding/substrate-binding protein (This model describes the ATP binding subunits of ATP-binding cassette (ABC) transporters for nitrate transport, or for bicarbonate transport, in bacteria and archaea.) — MSKPLPFIEIDHVDQVFDLGGGDRYIALKNIHLKIEEGEFISLVGHSGCGKSTLLNIIAGFQRATSGGVVMAGRQVTEPGPDRMVVFQNYSLLPWKTVYQNVALAVEAVLTDLSRAQRRERVEQAIQQVHLGSARDKYPAQLSGGMKQRVAIARALAIQPQVLLLDEPFGALDALTRGSLQDELMQVCQATGTTCIMVTHDVDEALLLSDRVVLLTNGPEAHIGQILKIPFARPRNRHDVLNHPGYYGLRNEMISFLNQQKRRPAAVVSAATTSTRGVLTLGFIPLMDCAPLVVAKELGFFAKYGLEAVTLHREESWQDLAAGVVNGRLDGAHMLAAMPLAITLGLNGQPSQPLMTSLVLSRNGNAITFSRHLWEQGVRTAEDLRAYLRRTGNRLRFGIVHPASMHNLLLRYWLAAAGIDPDQDVELLVIPPPQMVYHLRMGHISGFCVGQPWNSHAVREGIGVVVATDLDIWPGHPEKVLGVRQDWAQAHPHEHLALVKALIEACEYCDTIKHRPEIAQLLCQPAYVGCMPEDAHSGFVSPLDWGDGIAAAFEPRFHQFYVDRSPCPGRVEGLWIMTQLARWQLTPFPQNWLEIVEQVRRVDLFGAAARELKVVDNEPDRRPFALFDGVVFDPDHPLAYIEAAAIRRALDIQTIVPEAGASSPVTV; from the coding sequence ATGTCTAAACCTTTGCCTTTCATTGAAATTGACCACGTGGATCAGGTCTTTGATCTGGGTGGCGGCGATCGCTACATTGCCCTGAAGAATATCCATCTCAAAATCGAAGAAGGTGAGTTTATCTCCCTAGTCGGCCATTCCGGCTGTGGTAAGTCCACTCTCCTCAACATTATTGCTGGGTTTCAGCGTGCCACCAGTGGTGGGGTGGTGATGGCGGGTCGGCAAGTAACGGAGCCGGGGCCGGATCGCATGGTGGTGTTTCAAAACTATTCTCTGCTGCCGTGGAAGACGGTGTACCAGAATGTGGCGCTGGCTGTGGAGGCGGTGCTCACTGATCTGAGTAGGGCGCAGCGGCGGGAGCGGGTTGAACAAGCCATTCAACAGGTACACCTTGGCTCTGCACGGGATAAGTACCCCGCTCAACTGTCGGGGGGGATGAAGCAACGGGTGGCGATCGCCCGGGCGTTGGCGATTCAACCCCAAGTGCTGCTGCTCGATGAACCCTTTGGGGCGCTGGATGCGCTAACGCGCGGCTCGCTTCAGGATGAGTTGATGCAAGTGTGTCAAGCCACGGGAACGACCTGTATTATGGTGACCCACGATGTCGATGAGGCACTGCTGCTCTCGGATCGGGTGGTACTGCTCACTAATGGGCCGGAAGCCCACATCGGCCAAATCTTAAAAATTCCCTTTGCTCGTCCGCGCAACCGCCATGATGTACTGAATCATCCCGGCTACTATGGTCTGCGCAATGAGATGATTTCGTTCTTAAATCAGCAAAAACGCCGTCCCGCTGCGGTGGTGAGTGCTGCGACGACCTCGACCCGTGGCGTGCTGACCCTTGGGTTTATCCCCCTGATGGATTGTGCTCCTCTGGTGGTGGCTAAGGAACTCGGCTTCTTTGCTAAGTATGGTCTGGAAGCGGTGACGCTGCACCGAGAAGAGAGTTGGCAGGACTTGGCAGCGGGGGTGGTGAACGGTCGTTTGGATGGGGCGCACATGTTGGCGGCTATGCCCTTGGCCATTACCCTTGGTCTGAATGGTCAGCCTTCCCAGCCTCTGATGACCTCACTGGTACTCAGCCGCAACGGTAATGCCATCACGTTTAGTCGCCACCTGTGGGAGCAAGGGGTTAGGACGGCTGAAGACCTGCGTGCCTACCTGCGCCGCACGGGCAATCGCCTCCGCTTTGGCATTGTCCATCCAGCTTCCATGCATAACCTGCTGCTGCGCTACTGGTTGGCCGCCGCCGGTATTGATCCGGATCAGGATGTGGAGTTACTGGTGATTCCGCCCCCTCAGATGGTATATCACCTGAGAATGGGGCATATCAGCGGCTTCTGTGTGGGGCAGCCGTGGAACTCCCATGCGGTGCGCGAAGGCATTGGGGTAGTAGTGGCCACGGATCTCGATATTTGGCCGGGGCATCCTGAAAAAGTGCTCGGTGTGCGTCAAGATTGGGCACAGGCGCATCCTCACGAGCATTTAGCCCTCGTCAAGGCTCTCATTGAAGCCTGTGAATACTGCGATACCATCAAGCACCGCCCTGAAATTGCCCAATTGCTATGCCAGCCAGCCTATGTGGGCTGTATGCCTGAAGATGCCCATTCTGGGTTTGTTAGCCCCCTAGACTGGGGGGATGGCATTGCCGCCGCTTTTGAACCCCGCTTTCACCAGTTTTATGTGGATCGCTCCCCCTGTCCCGGACGGGTAGAAGGGCTGTGGATCATGACCCAATTGGCCCGCTGGCAACTCACGCCCTTTCCCCAAAACTGGTTGGAGATCGTTGAGCAGGTGCGCCGGGTCGATCTTTTTGGGGCAGCCGCTCGGGAACTTAAGGTTGTCGATAACGAGCCGGATCGTCGTCCCTTTGCCCTCTTTGATGGGGTGGTGTTTGACCCTGACCATCCCCTCGCCTATATCGAAGCCGCCGCCATTCGCCGTGCACTCGATATTCAAACGATTGTCCCTGAGGCTGGAGCCTCTTCCCCAGTCACGGTTTAA
- the ureG gene encoding urease accessory protein UreG, whose translation MGTTEVLRVGVAGPVGSGKTALVDRLCKHLRDRYRLAVVTNDIYTQEDAQFLVRSQALPPERILGVETGGCPHTAIREDASLNLAAIRQLETALYPLDLIFVESGGDNLAATFSPELVDVTLYVIDVAAGDKIPRKGGPGITKSDLLVINKIDLAPYVGADLAVMERDTKKMRGDRPYVMTNLKAGIGVESIIRFLCQYL comes from the coding sequence ATGGGAACAACAGAGGTGTTGCGGGTTGGTGTGGCTGGCCCTGTTGGGTCAGGGAAAACCGCGTTGGTCGATCGTCTCTGCAAACATCTGCGCGATCGCTATCGCCTTGCTGTAGTTACCAATGATATTTATACCCAGGAAGATGCCCAATTTTTGGTGCGCTCCCAAGCCTTGCCCCCGGAGCGCATCTTGGGGGTGGAAACCGGGGGCTGCCCCCACACCGCCATTCGCGAAGATGCCTCCCTCAATTTAGCGGCCATTCGCCAACTGGAAACGGCGCTGTATCCCCTTGATCTGATTTTTGTTGAGAGCGGGGGCGACAACTTGGCGGCTACCTTTAGCCCAGAGCTGGTGGATGTGACGCTCTACGTGATTGATGTGGCCGCTGGCGATAAAATTCCCCGCAAGGGGGGGCCCGGCATCACGAAGTCGGATCTGCTGGTGATTAACAAAATTGACCTTGCCCCCTACGTCGGCGCAGATTTAGCCGTGATGGAGCGAGATACAAAAAAAATGCGTGGCGATCGCCCCTACGTGATGACCAATCTGAAAGCAGGGATCGGGGTGGAGTCTATCATACGCTTTTTGTGTCAGTACCTCTAA